The proteins below come from a single Candidatus Palauibacter australiensis genomic window:
- a CDS encoding S8 family serine peptidase: MREPLRSRTGRGVSIAVIDSGVHPGHPHLGLLAGGVAFTPDGRAHDDLTDRLGHGTAVTAAIQEKAPGARVHVARVFHDELATSARTLAKAIDWAAERGCRLANLSLGTPRQSRIEVLQPAVERAARAGTLVIAAFSHEGQLQLPGSLPGALGVCLDWDLPRHSVRVGRRDGGRVLYASGYPRPIPGVPPTRNLSGISFAVANATGIAALALDLFPEAHGRADALTALEALETLETLGTPGPPETPAAV; the protein is encoded by the coding sequence GTGAGGGAGCCGCTCCGGAGCCGGACCGGCCGCGGGGTCTCGATCGCGGTCATCGACAGCGGCGTGCATCCGGGGCATCCGCACCTGGGGCTCCTGGCGGGCGGGGTCGCGTTCACGCCCGACGGGCGGGCCCACGACGATCTGACCGACCGGCTGGGCCACGGGACCGCCGTCACCGCCGCCATCCAGGAGAAGGCGCCGGGCGCGCGGGTCCACGTCGCCCGCGTCTTCCACGACGAACTGGCCACGAGCGCCCGGACGCTGGCGAAGGCGATCGACTGGGCCGCGGAGCGCGGCTGCCGGCTGGCCAATCTGAGCCTCGGAACGCCCCGCCAGAGCCGCATCGAGGTGCTGCAGCCCGCCGTCGAACGCGCCGCGCGGGCCGGAACGCTCGTCATCGCCGCCTTCTCGCACGAAGGACAGCTTCAGCTCCCGGGCAGCCTCCCCGGCGCCCTCGGCGTGTGCCTCGACTGGGACCTGCCCCGGCACAGCGTCCGCGTCGGCCGCCGCGACGGGGGCCGCGTCCTCTACGCGTCCGGCTACCCGCGCCCCATCCCCGGAGTCCCTCCCACCCGAAACCTGAGCGGCATCAGCTTCGCCGTGGCCAACGCGACCGGCATCGCCGCCCTCGCCCTCGACCTCTTCCCGGAGGCGCACGGCCGCGCCGACGCCCTGACGGCGCTGGAAGCGCTGGAGACGCTGGAAACGCTGGGGACCCCGGGGCCGCCGGAGACACCGGCCGCGGTCTGA